A single genomic interval of Flavobacterium sp. N2820 harbors:
- a CDS encoding rhomboid family intramembrane serine protease, with protein sequence MNILDDLKLQYKTGGMVQKLIFWNIGLFLVFTLLDVVLKFSKIDFNYFDVVALSSNINTFLIKPWTIITFNFFHAGIFHLIFNLLILHFSGRLFNTYFTDKQLFGIYVLGGIFSGITFVLSYFFIGKAGLLVGASGAIMAILIATTTYAPFMLLRIPLIGIVKLWHVAFVILFIDLIQLPLENTGGHLAHLGGALFGFIYIKILQSGTDLTKPLSMFLDAIVNIFKPKNKTPFKKVHRNTTKNVVNSSTSKKDFTQKQIDDILDKISKSGYDSLTKEEKEFLFKAGK encoded by the coding sequence ATGAATATTTTAGACGATTTAAAACTACAATACAAAACAGGAGGCATGGTTCAAAAGTTAATCTTTTGGAACATTGGTCTTTTTTTAGTCTTTACGCTGTTGGATGTTGTTTTAAAATTCTCAAAAATAGATTTCAATTATTTTGATGTTGTTGCATTATCTTCTAATATCAATACGTTTTTGATTAAACCTTGGACAATAATTACGTTTAATTTTTTTCATGCCGGAATTTTTCACTTGATTTTTAATCTTCTTATTTTGCATTTTTCCGGAAGATTATTTAACACCTATTTTACCGATAAACAATTGTTTGGTATTTATGTTTTAGGCGGTATTTTCTCCGGAATAACCTTTGTTTTATCCTATTTTTTTATTGGAAAAGCAGGTTTGTTGGTAGGAGCAAGTGGTGCAATTATGGCTATTTTAATTGCTACAACAACGTATGCGCCTTTTATGTTGTTGCGCATTCCGTTAATAGGAATTGTGAAGCTTTGGCATGTTGCTTTTGTAATATTATTTATTGATTTAATTCAATTGCCTTTAGAAAATACCGGTGGACATTTAGCGCATCTTGGTGGAGCTTTGTTCGGATTTATTTATATAAAAATCTTACAATCTGGAACCGATTTAACCAAACCGCTTTCTATGTTTTTAGATGCCATTGTGAATATCTTTAAACCTAAAAACAAAACACCTTTTAAGAAAGTACATCGCAATACAACAAAAAATGTTGTAAATTCGTCAACATCAAAGAAAGATTTTACTCAAAAACAAATAGATGATATTTTAGATAAAATCAGTAAATCGGGCTATGATAGTTTAACAAAAGAAGAAAAAGAGTTTCTTTTTAAAGCAGGAAAGTAA
- a CDS encoding cytochrome C oxidase subunit IV family protein codes for MKDTISSTFILLVTLTLMLTFLVYNVNPEIIITTVVVLAFIKFWLVVFQFMKMNTTHPFWKYLTLSFGGLLTLILITSL; via the coding sequence ATGAAAGATACTATCTCCTCAACGTTTATTTTATTAGTAACTCTTACGTTAATGCTAACTTTTTTAGTGTATAATGTTAATCCAGAAATTATAATTACAACTGTAGTTGTTTTGGCATTTATTAAATTTTGGTTAGTTGTTTTTCAATTCATGAAAATGAATACAACACATCCTTTTTGGAAATATTTGACCCTAAGTTTTGGTGGGTTACTTACCTTAATTTTAATAACTTCCCTGTAA
- the mutL gene encoding DNA mismatch repair endonuclease MutL translates to MAASIIQLLPDHVANQIAAGEVVQRPASVVKELLENAVDAKASDIKLIVKEAGKTLVQVIDNGLGMNTTDARLCFERHATSKIRQAEDLFDLHTKGFRGEALASIAAIAHVEMKTKQDQEELGNHIVIEGSKLITQEVAVLPKGTSFAVKNLFFNIPARRNFLKSETVEFRHVMDEFQRVAMAHPSISFTLIHNGSELYNLPSSNYRQRIVNIFGGKTNEKLVPVSEETELINISGFVGKPEFAKKSRGEQFFFVNDRYIKSAYLHHAIMNAYEGLLKEGNQPSYFLYLQVPPHTIDINIHPTKTEIKFDDEHSLYAILRSAVKHSLGQFNVAPVLDFERDSNLDTPYQYKDKEADFPTIQVDSGFNPFATEKPSKSLASFGSYKKESSTQNWESLYVGLKQEAQEIEQFSFESAEVTGTLFSEDTVESAPTSTYQIHKKYIVSAIKSGMLVIDQRRAHERILYEQFLTNITVFKASSQQLLFPLTVYFSSDEMQLLKELQPTLENTGFVFDAFNVDSVQISGLPILMAESEVSIVLEELISNLQNEIPESSFSQSDSIAKSMAKSLAVKTGTYMTVKEQENLVNSLFACKDPNVSPFQKPTFITLTVEDLDKRFAL, encoded by the coding sequence ATGGCAGCGAGTATTATTCAACTTTTGCCCGATCATGTTGCCAATCAAATTGCTGCTGGAGAAGTGGTACAGCGACCCGCTTCTGTGGTTAAAGAATTGCTAGAAAATGCAGTCGATGCAAAAGCTTCAGATATCAAATTAATCGTTAAAGAAGCAGGAAAAACTTTAGTTCAAGTAATTGATAACGGTTTAGGCATGAATACCACCGATGCGCGTTTGTGTTTCGAACGTCATGCTACGTCTAAAATTCGCCAAGCGGAAGATTTATTTGATTTACATACCAAAGGTTTTCGCGGAGAAGCATTGGCTTCAATTGCCGCAATTGCGCATGTAGAAATGAAAACTAAACAAGACCAAGAAGAGTTAGGCAATCACATTGTAATTGAGGGAAGTAAGTTAATTACGCAGGAAGTGGCAGTTTTACCAAAAGGAACTTCGTTTGCGGTTAAAAACTTGTTTTTTAATATTCCAGCGCGAAGAAACTTCTTGAAATCGGAAACGGTGGAATTTCGACATGTGATGGATGAATTTCAGCGTGTAGCAATGGCACATCCGTCGATTTCATTTACGTTGATTCACAATGGAAGCGAATTGTATAATTTGCCAAGTTCAAATTACCGTCAGCGTATTGTGAATATTTTTGGTGGAAAAACCAATGAAAAATTAGTACCCGTTTCAGAAGAAACAGAGTTAATCAATATCTCAGGATTTGTAGGGAAGCCCGAATTTGCAAAGAAAAGTAGAGGAGAACAGTTTTTCTTTGTAAACGATAGATACATCAAAAGTGCCTATTTGCATCATGCTATTATGAATGCGTATGAAGGTTTGTTAAAGGAAGGCAATCAACCAAGTTATTTCTTGTATTTGCAAGTCCCACCTCACACGATTGATATTAATATTCATCCTACAAAAACCGAAATAAAATTTGACGACGAACATTCGTTATATGCTATTTTGCGGTCGGCTGTAAAACACAGTTTAGGACAATTTAACGTAGCACCCGTTTTAGATTTCGAACGCGATTCAAATTTAGACACGCCCTATCAATACAAGGATAAAGAAGCTGATTTTCCTACGATTCAAGTAGATTCAGGATTTAATCCGTTTGCAACTGAAAAACCGTCAAAATCTTTGGCTTCTTTTGGAAGTTATAAAAAAGAATCTTCAACGCAAAATTGGGAAAGTTTGTATGTTGGATTAAAACAAGAAGCTCAAGAAATAGAGCAATTTTCGTTTGAAAGTGCAGAAGTTACAGGAACTTTATTTTCCGAAGATACTGTAGAAAGTGCACCAACTTCAACCTATCAAATTCATAAAAAATATATTGTTAGTGCCATAAAATCAGGTATGTTGGTGATTGATCAACGACGTGCGCATGAACGCATTTTGTATGAACAATTTTTGACTAATATTACTGTTTTTAAAGCATCAAGTCAGCAATTGTTATTTCCTTTAACAGTGTATTTTTCGTCAGATGAAATGCAGTTATTGAAAGAATTACAACCTACATTAGAAAATACAGGATTTGTTTTTGACGCGTTTAATGTGGATTCCGTTCAAATTTCGGGCTTACCTATTTTAATGGCAGAAAGCGAAGTTTCAATCGTTTTAGAAGAATTAATCAGTAATTTACAAAATGAAATTCCGGAAAGTAGTTTTTCGCAAAGTGATAGCATTGCAAAATCGATGGCTAAAAGTTTGGCTGTAAAAACAGGAACTTATATGACTGTGAAAGAGCAAGAAAATTTAGTAAATTCATTGTTTGCTTGTAAAGACCCAAATGTTTCCCCTTTTCAAAAACCCACATTTATTACCTTAACGGTAGAAGATTTAGATAAAAGATTTGCTCTATGA
- a CDS encoding rhomboid family intramembrane serine protease: MNNMTDTVKQLLIINVLFFIGSYFVPQANELLSLHYFESDGFKFWQPITHMFMHGSLMHIFFNMFALVSFGSALEHFWGAKKFLFFYLSCGIGAALIHSGVNYYYFHDGLNLLIENGVQKTEIVSTLSQGMYNKGWEEITSVSSVKDMIEAYLGKAVGASGAIYGLLVAFAFMFPNAELALMFIPVPIKAKYFVPVIVLLDLFSGVTGYSIFGAGNIAHFAHVGGALFGFIMMWYWKKNQFDKNRWDR, encoded by the coding sequence ATGAATAATATGACCGATACCGTAAAACAGTTATTAATTATTAATGTTTTATTTTTTATAGGAAGTTATTTTGTGCCACAAGCCAATGAATTATTATCGCTACATTATTTTGAGAGCGATGGTTTTAAATTCTGGCAACCCATTACGCATATGTTTATGCATGGAAGTTTGATGCATATTTTCTTTAATATGTTTGCTTTGGTTTCGTTTGGAAGTGCTTTAGAGCATTTTTGGGGTGCTAAAAAGTTTTTGTTTTTTTACCTTTCTTGTGGAATTGGAGCAGCTTTAATTCATTCAGGAGTAAATTATTATTATTTTCATGATGGTTTGAATTTGTTGATTGAGAATGGTGTTCAAAAAACGGAGATTGTAAGCACACTATCTCAAGGAATGTATAACAAAGGCTGGGAAGAAATTACTTCCGTATCTTCAGTTAAAGATATGATTGAGGCATATTTAGGAAAAGCTGTTGGAGCTTCTGGAGCTATTTATGGCTTGTTAGTTGCTTTTGCCTTTATGTTTCCTAATGCAGAATTAGCTTTGATGTTTATACCGGTTCCTATTAAAGCGAAATATTTTGTCCCTGTAATTGTGTTGTTAGATTTGTTTTCAGGTGTAACAGGTTATTCGATTTTTGGCGCTGGAAATATCGCACATTTTGCGCACGTTGGTGGGGCTTTATTTGGTTTTATTATGATGTGGTATTGGAAGAAAAACCAGTTTGATAAAAACCGCTGGGATAGATAG
- a CDS encoding tetratricopeptide repeat protein yields the protein MATYNKRGYKAPKPEEAKVENELEEVIDTTDSTTAEVFNTLDETASKTEDWVAKNQKMILGIVGAIAIATIGYVLYNKYVVEEKEAKANNEIFQAQQYFQQAVDATAKPDSLYNLALKGGEGKLGFVGIADQYAGTDAGNLANYYAGMAYLNLGDFKNAITYLENFKSDDAILKPLALGAIGDAFSETNKVDDAISYYKKAAEASENDFTTPRYLLKAAQLNLTAGKKAEAHKLFVEIKEKYETSKEGMNIDAFIAMTE from the coding sequence ATGGCAACATATAACAAAAGAGGATACAAAGCTCCAAAACCAGAAGAAGCTAAAGTTGAAAACGAATTAGAAGAAGTAATTGATACTACAGATAGTACAACCGCTGAGGTTTTCAATACATTAGACGAAACAGCATCTAAAACGGAGGACTGGGTTGCTAAAAATCAAAAAATGATTTTAGGAATCGTTGGGGCAATTGCAATTGCTACTATTGGTTATGTTTTGTATAACAAATATGTTGTTGAAGAGAAAGAAGCGAAAGCAAACAACGAAATTTTCCAAGCACAACAATATTTTCAACAAGCAGTAGATGCTACAGCGAAACCAGATTCTTTATATAACTTAGCGTTAAAAGGTGGTGAAGGAAAATTAGGATTTGTTGGAATTGCCGATCAATATGCTGGTACAGATGCAGGAAATTTAGCAAACTACTATGCAGGTATGGCATACTTGAACTTAGGAGATTTTAAAAATGCAATTACCTATTTAGAAAACTTTAAATCGGATGATGCTATTTTAAAACCATTAGCTTTAGGAGCAATTGGTGATGCTTTTTCTGAAACAAATAAAGTTGATGATGCAATTTCGTATTACAAAAAAGCAGCTGAAGCTTCTGAAAATGATTTTACTACCCCAAGATATTTGTTAAAAGCGGCTCAGTTAAATTTAACTGCAGGTAAAAAAGCAGAAGCACATAAATTATTTGTAGAAATTAAAGAAAAATACGAAACTTCGAAAGAAGGAATGAATATTGATGCTTTCATTGCAATGACAGAATAA
- a CDS encoding endonuclease/exonuclease/phosphatase family protein, protein MRKQSWLSRIMFFLNVILTIVTFIAYSLPFLAPKAFPFLSVFSLGLPFLLFLNFFFFIYWLLQLKRYMLLSGLVLLLGITFINRFYKFSETNLPKETTDFTLMSYNVRLFNLYEWLPKDDVPQQISKLIQDKKPDILCLQEFSPNDEVITPNFKYSFIKLYGGKNKYGQAIYSSYKIIDKGEIEFPNSSNNVIFADIIKEKDTIRVYSMHLQSIKISTDIHENIDEQKSKFIFKRLSEAFKVQQQQAELIKSHYETCKYAKIICGDLNNSAFSYVYRTIKGDMKDAFEEAGVGFGKSYNYKYYPARIDYIFVENKIKVKQFKSIDTFFQSDHFPQITRLNLESQDK, encoded by the coding sequence ATGAGAAAGCAATCATGGTTGAGTAGAATAATGTTCTTTTTAAATGTAATACTAACTATAGTTACATTTATTGCCTATTCGTTACCATTTTTAGCACCAAAAGCATTTCCTTTTTTGAGTGTTTTTTCTTTAGGATTACCCTTCTTGTTATTTCTTAATTTTTTCTTTTTTATCTATTGGTTGCTTCAGTTAAAGCGATATATGTTACTTTCGGGTTTGGTTTTGTTGTTAGGTATAACTTTTATTAATAGATTTTATAAGTTTTCAGAGACTAATTTACCAAAAGAAACTACTGATTTTACATTAATGAGCTACAACGTTCGATTATTTAATTTGTATGAATGGTTACCTAAAGACGATGTGCCTCAACAAATTTCTAAACTCATACAAGATAAAAAACCAGATATTTTATGTTTGCAAGAGTTTTCGCCAAATGATGAAGTAATTACTCCTAACTTTAAATATAGTTTCATAAAATTATACGGTGGAAAAAACAAATACGGTCAAGCAATATATTCCAGCTATAAAATAATTGACAAAGGTGAAATTGAATTTCCAAATTCAAGTAATAATGTAATTTTTGCTGACATAATTAAAGAAAAAGATACAATTCGAGTGTATAGCATGCATTTACAGTCGATAAAAATTAGTACAGATATTCATGAAAATATAGACGAACAAAAGTCTAAATTTATATTTAAAAGATTGAGTGAAGCATTCAAAGTACAACAACAACAAGCTGAGCTCATAAAATCGCACTATGAAACATGTAAATATGCCAAAATTATTTGTGGAGATTTAAATAATAGTGCATTTTCATATGTATATAGAACTATTAAAGGGGATATGAAAGATGCATTTGAAGAAGCAGGTGTAGGCTTTGGAAAATCATATAATTATAAATATTATCCAGCGCGAATAGATTATATTTTTGTTGAAAACAAAATTAAGGTTAAACAATTCAAATCCATTGATACCTTTTTTCAAAGTGATCATTTTCCTCAAATTACTCGACTTAACCTTGAATCTCAGGATAAATAA
- the ribH gene encoding 6,7-dimethyl-8-ribityllumazine synthase, protein MATENKNLSNYDKNTIPNAKDFRFGIVVSEWNEQVTEGLYNGAFTALTDCGALPENITRWNVPGSFELIFGARQMHEKLELDAVIVIGCVIKGETMHFEFVCEGVTQGMKDLNLLYDVPTIFCVLTDNNMQQSLDRSGGKHGNKGVEAAIAAIKMVDLNNK, encoded by the coding sequence ATGGCAACAGAAAATAAAAATTTATCTAATTACGATAAAAACACAATCCCAAACGCGAAAGATTTTCGGTTTGGGATTGTTGTTTCAGAATGGAATGAACAAGTTACAGAAGGGTTGTATAATGGTGCTTTTACAGCCTTAACAGATTGCGGTGCTTTACCGGAAAATATCACACGATGGAATGTTCCAGGAAGTTTTGAACTGATTTTTGGAGCACGACAAATGCACGAAAAACTGGAGTTAGATGCAGTAATTGTGATAGGATGTGTTATCAAAGGTGAAACGATGCATTTTGAATTCGTTTGCGAAGGTGTAACACAAGGGATGAAAGATTTAAACCTTTTGTATGATGTGCCAACCATTTTTTGTGTGTTAACAGATAACAATATGCAACAATCACTTGACAGAAGTGGTGGAAAGCATGGAAACAAAGGTGTTGAAGCGGCAATTGCAGCAATAAAAATGGTAGATTTGAATAATAAATAG